The following are encoded together in the Strongyloides ratti genome assembly S_ratti_ED321, chromosome : 2 genome:
- a CDS encoding Nitrilase homolog 1, translating into MSLLSKIIPSLVSSNFVVRRMTQTSINRCNLVAVLQLTSTHDMEDNYKICKDMIIRAKKRGAAMVFLPECFDYVGRNKDETINMAIDINGEYIGRFRKLAKENDIWLSLGGFHQVDPNKKVLPFNNHCIIDNEGITRGEYQKLHLFDLEIPGKVKLLESEFNSAGKTIPLPVETPIGKVAMNICYDVRFPELGLIHRKNGAEILTYPSAFTVPTGLAHWESLLRARAIETQSYVIAAAQTGSHNPKRSSYGHAMIVDPWGAVIGQASDTVDICFGEINLDYLQKVRQNQPVFDHRRKDIYMSKYTYAFVNIRPIVKGHVLICPIRYVKRLSDLTDEETCDIFLVAKKIQTALEKYLNSTACTISCQDGIDAGQSVEHVHIHILPRNKDDFGDTPDAIYKEILEHDKDGRVGRSDEEMSREADEFRKLFYTS; encoded by the exons ATGTCATTactttctaaaattattccTTCATTAGTATCATCTAATTTTGTAGTAAGAAGAATGACACAAACATCAATAAATAGATGTAATCTTGTAGCTGTCCTCCAACTAACCAGTACCCATGACATGGaagataattataaaatatgtaaagaTATGATAATAAGAGCAAAAAAAAGAGGTGCTGCAATGGTATTTTTACCTGAGTGTTTTGATTATGTTGGTCGTAATAAGGatgaaacaataaatatgGCTATTGATATTAATGGTGAATATATTGGAAGATTTAGAAAATTAGCtaaagaaaatgatatatGGTTAAGTTTAGGTGGTTTTCATCAAGTTGAtccaaataaaaaagttcTTCCTTTTAATAATCATTGTATAATTGATAATGAAGGAATCACAAGAGGTGAATATCAAAAGTTACATCTTTTTGATCTTGAAATTCCTGGAAAAGTTAAATTACTTGAGTCTGAGTTTAACTCAGCCGGTAAAACTATTCCATTACCAGTTGAAACACCTATTGGAAAAGTTGCTATGAATATTTGTTATGATGTAAGATTTCCTGAATTAGGATTAATTCATAGAAAAAATGGTGCTGAAATATTAACATATCCTTCAGCTTTTACAGTACCAACAGGTTTAGCACATTGGGAA agtCTTTTACGTGCTCGGGCAATAGAAACACAATCATATGTAATAGCTGCTGCACAAACTGGATCACATAATCCTAAACGTTCCTCATACGGTCATGCTATGATTGTCGATCCATGGGGTGCTGTTATTGGGCAAGCTTCAGATACTGTTGATATATGTTTTGgtgaaataaatttagatTATCTACAAAAAGTTCGTCAAAATCAACCTGTATTTGATCATCGTCGTAAAGATATCTATAT GAGTAAATATACTTATGCATTTGTCAATATTAGGCCAATTGTTAAAGGCC atGTTTTAATATGTCCTATTAGATATGTAAAAAGGCTTAGTGATTTAACAGATGAAGAGACTtgtgatatatttttagtagcaaaaaaaattcaaacagcattagaaaaatatttaaacagTACTGCTTGTACAATATCTTGTCAAGATGGTATTGATGCAGGACAAAGTGTGGAGCATGTtcatatacatattttaccTAGAAATAAAGATGATTTTGGAGATACTCCAGATgctatatataaagaaattctTGAACATGATAAAGATGGTAGAGTTGGAAGAAGTGATGAGGAGATGTCTCGTGAAGCAGATGAATttagaaaacttttttatacttCTTAG